The Heyndrickxia acidicola sequence CGCGAAAGCGTGGGGAGCGAACAGGATTAGATACCCTGGTAGTCCACGCCGTAAACGATGAGTGCTAAGTGTTAGAGGGTTTCCGCCCTTTAGTGCTGCAGCTAACGCATTAAGCACTCCGCCTGGGGAGTACGGCCGCAAGGCTGAAACTCAAAGGAATTGACGGGGGCCCGCACAAGCGGTGGAGCATGTGGTTTAATTCGAAGCAACGCGAAGAACCTTACCAGGTCTTGACATCCTCTGACAACCCTAGAGATAGGGCTTTCCCCTTCGGGGGACAGAGTGACAGGTGGTGCATGGTTGTCGTCAGCTCGTGTCGTGAGATGTTGGGTTAAGTCCCGCAACGAGCGCAACCCTTGACCTTAGTTGCCAGCATTCAGTTGGGCACTCTAGGGTGACTGCCGGTGACAAACCGGAGGAAGGTGGGGATGACGTCAAATCATCATGCCCCTTATGACCTGGGCTACACACGTGCTACAATGGATGGTACAAAGGGCTGCAAGACCGCGAGGTTTAGCCAATCCCATAAAACCATTCTCAGTTCGGATTGTAGGCTGCAACTCGCCTACATGAAGCCGGAATCGCTAGTAATCGCGGATCAGCATGCCGCGGTGAATACGTTCCCGGGCCTTGTACACACCGCCCGTCACACCACGAGAGTTTGTAACACCCGAAGTCGGTGAGGTAACCTTTTGGAGCCAGCCGCCGAAGGTGGGACAGATGATTGGGGTGAAGTCGTAACAAGGTAGCCGTATCGGAAGGTGCGGCTGGATCACCTCCTTTCTAAGGAAAATGAAGCTTCGCTTCATAAAAAGACGTTTCTGTTTTTGTTTAGTTTTGAGGGAACTATCTCTCAAAACCATCAAACGAATCAGCAGCAAGAAGGTCGAGGAAGCGAACGAGCGATCACCGGAACGTATGACAATACGTGAGGATGAGAGTGAGTGAAGCTGACGAAGAGATTCGAAGTTGATCATTCGTTTGAGTATTGTTCCTTGAAAACTAGATATTGAGAATAACCAAGCAAATAACCGAGAATCGCCACTTTATGGATTTTTTCCATTTTAGTAGTAAAAACCTTTTATAGGTTAAGTTAGTAAGGGCGCACGGTGGATGCCTTGGCACTAGGAGCCGATGAAGGACGGTACTAACACCGATATGCTTCGGGGAGCTGTAAGTAAGCTTTGATCCGGAGATTTCCGAATGGGGAAACCCACTGCCCGTAATGGGGTAGTATCTTTACCTGAATACATAGGGTACTGAAGGCAGACCCGGGGAACTGAAACATCTAAGTACCCGGAGGAAGAGAAAGCAATTGCGATTTCCTGAGTAGCGGCGAGCGAAACGGAATTAGCCCAAACCAAGAGGCTTGCCTCTTGGGGTTGTAGGACACTCTATACGGAGTTACAAAGGAACGAGGTAAATGAAGAGGTCTGGAAAGGCCCGTCAAAGAAGGTAACAACCCTGTAGTTGAAACTTCGTTCCCTCTTGAGTGTATCCTGAGTACGGCGGGACACGTGAAATCCCGTCGGAAGCTGGGAGGACCATCTCCCAAGGCTAAATACTCCCTAGTGACCGATAGTGAACCAGTACCGTGAGGGAAAGGTGAAAAGCACCCCGGAAGGGGAGTGAAAGAGATCCTGAAACCGTGTGCCTACAAGTAGTCAAAGCCCTATGCATTTATGCAGGGTAATGGCGTGCCTTTTGTAGAATGAACCGGCGAGTTACGATTTCATGCAAGGTTAAGCTGATAAGGCGGAGCCGCAGCGAAAGCGAGTCTGAATAGGGCGAATGAGTATGAGGTCGTAGACCCGAAACCAGGTGATCTACCCATGTCCAGGGTGAAGGTAAGGTAACACTTACTGGAGGCCCGAACCCACGCACGTTGAAAAGTGCGGGGATGAGGTGTGGGTAGCGGAGAAATTCCAATCGAACCTGGAGATAGCTGGTTCTCTCCGAAATAGCTTTAGGGCTAGCCTCAAGAGAAGAGTATTGGAGGTAGAGCACTGTTTGGACTAGGGGCCCTCATCGGGTTACCGAATTCAGACAAACTCCGAATGCCAAATACTTATTCTTGGGAGTCAGACTGTGAGTGATAAGATCCATGGTCAAAAGGGAAACAGCCCAGACCACCAGCTAAGGTCCCAAAGTATACGTTAAGTGGAAAAGGATGTGGAGTTGCTTAGACAACCAGGATGTTGGCTTAGAAGCAGCCACCATTTAAAGAGTGCGTAATAGCTCACTGGTCGAGTGACTCTGCGCCGAAAATGTACCGGGGCTAAACGTATCACCGAAGCTGTGGATTGACACCGTAGGTGTCAGTGGTAGGAGAGCGTTCTAAGGGCGTTGAAGCTAGACCGTAAGGACTGGTGGAGCGCTTAGAAGTGAGAATGCCGGTATGAGTAGCGAAAGAAGGGTGAGAATCCCTTCCACCGAATGCCTAAGGTTTCCTGAGGAAGGCTCGTCCGCTCAGGGTTAGTCGGGACCTAAGCCGAGGCCGAAAGGCGTAGGCGATGGACAACAGGTTGATATTCCTGTACCACCTCTTTTCCGTTTGAGTGATGGGGGGACGCAGGAGGATAGGGTAAGCACGGCGCTGGATTGCCGTGTCCAAGCAGTTAGGCTGATGATGAGGCAAATCCTTATCATTAAAGCGGAGCTGTGATGGCGAGGGAAATATAGTACCGAAGTTCCTGATTCCACACTGCCAAGAAAAGCCTCTAGCGAGGAAAAAGGTGCCCGTACCGCAAACCGACACAGGTAGGCGAGGAGAGAATCCTAAGGTGAGCGAGAGAACTCTCGTTAAGGAACTCGGCAAAATGACCCCGTAACTTCGGGAGAAGGGGTGCTCTGGTAGGGTGCAAGCCCGAGAGAGCCGCAGTGAATAGGCCCAGGCGACTGTTTAGCAAAAACACAGGTCTCTGCGAAGCCGCAAGGCGAAGTATAGGGGCTGACGCCTGCCCGGTGCTGGAAGGTTAAGGAGAGGGGTTAGCTAAAAGCGAAGCTCTGAACTGAAGCCCCAGTAAACGGCGGCCGTAACTATAACGGTCCTAAGGTAGCGAAATTCCTTGTCAGGTAAGTTCTGACCCGCACGAAAGGCGTAACGATCTGGGCACTGGCTCAACGAGAGACTCGGTGAAATTATAGTACCTGTGAAGATGCAGGTTACCCGCGACAGGACGGAAAGACCCCGTGGAGCTGTACTGCAGCTTGATATTGAATTTTGGTACAACTTGTACAGGATAGGTAGGCGCCTTTGAAGCCGGAGCGCCAGCTTCGGTGGAGGCGTCGGTGGGATACTACCCTGGTTGTATTGAAATTCTAACCCGCACCCCTGATCGGGGTGGGAGACAGTGTCAGGCAGGCAGTTTGACTGGGGCGGCCGCCTCCTAAAGAGTAACGGAGGCGCCCAAAGGATCCCTCAGAATGGTTGGAAATCATTCGCAGAGTGTAAAGGCACAAGGGAGCTTGACTGCGAGACCTACAAGTCGAGCAGGGACGAAAGCCGGTCTAAGTGATCCGGTGGTTCCGCATGGAAGGGCCATCGCTCAACGGATACAAGCTACCCCGGGGATAACAGGCTTATCTCCCCCAAGAGTCCACATCGACGGGGAGGTTTGGCACCTCGATGTCGGCTCATCGCATCCTGGGGCTGTAGTCGGTCCCAAGGGTTGGGCTGTTCGCCCATTAAAGCGGTACGCGAGCTGGGTTCAGAACGTCGTGAGACAGTTCGGTCCCTATCCGTCGTGGGCGTAGGAAATTTGAGAGGAGCTGTCCTTAGTACGAGAGGACCGGGCTGGACGCACCGCTGGTGTACCAGTTGTCTTGCCAAAGGCATCGCTGGGTAGCTATGTGCGGAAGGGATAAGTGCTGAAAGCATCTAAGCATGAAGCCCCCCTCAAGATGAGATTTCCCATAGCGCAAGCTAGTAAGATCCCTGAAAGATGATCAGGTTGATAGGTTCGAGGTGGAAGTGTGGTGACACATGGAGCTGACGGATACTAATCGATCGAGGACTTAACCAAATAGAAAAGCGAAAGCGACTGTTCAGTTCCGACAAGCATAAGATGGATTGCGGCGTGGTGCCTTTTGCCACAGAGCAATACAGATTATGACCTCGAGGAACTAGGAGTAGGAAGGTTTGCTTTTTAACCTTCCACTGTAGCTGGACAATATAAAAGACGATTCAACGTTTTACTTACTTCTTTATCTAGTTTTGAGGGAACAAAAACTTTTAAAAAAGTTTTTAAAAACCTCTTGAAAAAAAATGAATTTCTGGTATAATAATACTTGTCCGATAAAGAATTGCTTATGCAGAGGTTGAAGGGCAAATTGAAGATCCGGTAATTATGGCGAGAAGGTCACACCCGTTCCCATCCCGAACACGGAAGTTAAGCTTCTCAGCGCCGATGGTAGTTGGGGGCTGTCCCCCTGTGAGAGTAGGACATTGCCGGATTTGATTATTCCGCAGTAGCTCAGTGGTAGAGCTATCGGCTGTTAACCGATCGGTCGTAGGTTCGAGTCCTACCTGCGGAGCCACGCTTCCATAGCTCAGCAGGTAGAGCACTTCCATGGTAAGGAAGAGGTCATCGGTTCGAGCCCGATTGGAAGCTTACCTTTAAAAAACATCTAGATTGGCCCGTTGGTCAAGCGGTTAAGACACCGCCCTTTCACGGCGGTAACACGGGTTCGAATCCCGTACGGGTCACCATAAAAAAATATACAATAATAATGGAGGATTAGCTCAGCTGGGAGAGCACCTGCCTTACAAGCAGGGGGTCGGCGGTTCGAACCCGTCATCCTCCACCATTATTAGCCGGCCTAGCTCAATTGGTAGAGCAACTGACTTGTAATCAGTAGGTTGGGGGTTCAAGTCCTCTGGCCGGCACCAGCGTTATTCGGAGGGGTAGCGAAGTGGCTAAACGCGGCGGACTGTAAATCCGCTCCTTCGGGTTCGGCGGTTCGAATCCGTCCCCCTCCACCATTTCTTTCATATGAAACTCAACTGGACATCATAAAAATGTCTTTTTTATTTGAAACAACAACTCACCATATATTGGGCTATAGCCAAGCGGTAAGGCAACGGACTTTGACTCCGTCATTCGTTGGTTCGAATCCAGCTAGCCCAGCCATTCTTTCATTTACAATTACTGTTTGAAGATACATAGTTATGAGCCATTAGCTCAGTCGGTAGAGCACAGAGAATATACTCCATTGAATTCTCACCAGCGTACCAATCGAGCTTCATCTTGCGAAACCTCCTGAGATTGGGACGTCGTAGATGCTTACAGAGTTCGTAAAACAATCATCAAATTAGTTATCAAAATATATGAGCCATTAGCTCAGTTGGTAGAGCATCTGACTTTTAATCAGAGGGTCGAAGGTTCGAGTCCTTCATGGCTCACTTTTTTAGCTTGTTGACAAGTGCGGAAGTAGTTCAGTGGTAGAACACCACCTTGCCAAGGTGGGGGTCGCGGGTTCGAATCCCGTCTTCCGCTCCATATCTGGGGCCTTAGCTCAGCTGGGAGAGCGCCTGCTTTGCACGCAGGAGGTCAGCGGTTCGATCCCGCTAGGCTCCATACAAAAAATCTTAAGTCCATTGGACTTAAGATTTTTTGTTTTTAATTGAAGTTAAGTAACAATTTAATACGCTGCTCTCTTATCCAGCGTGGAACATACCAGGTGTAATGGTTAAATTTTGTATATAATATGAATAATTTTACTTATTTTGGAATTATATATGCTTAATTTTAAGTGTTTCATGACGGTGTGATGGTATGTTTATACGTAATTATGCACGGTTGAGTCATTTGATTTTGACGTATACAATAGAATTATAGCAGAATAGGGGGTACAATTATGAAAAGTAAAATTACTATCGTGGGAGTTCCTATGGACCTTGGGCAAAGAAATCCAGGAGTTAATATGGGGCCAAATGCTATGCGTTATGCAGGAGTTTCAGAATATTTGGAAGGCCTCGGATATAAGGTAACAGATTATAACGATATAGAAATAGGCAAGGCTGAATATTTAGAAGATCCAAAAATTAATTTACGTAATTTGAAAGCGGTTGCAGATGCAAGTGAAACTCTTGGTGAGAAAGTGGACTCCATTGTGAAAAGCGGTGAGTTTCCTCTCATTTTAGGCGGGGACCATAGTGTTGCAATTGGCTCACTTGCAGGAATAGCTAAGAACTATAAAAAACTTGGGGTAATCTGGTATGATGCACATGGTGATTTAAATACTCCGGAAACTTCACCATCTGGAAATATTCATGGTATGCCGCTTGCAGCAAGTCTTGGAATTGGACATCCAGCTTTAACCAATGTGCTGAACTATAGTCCAAAAGTAAAACCTGAAAATATCGTTATTATTGGTGCCAGAGACTTAGATGCCGGTGAAAGAGAGTTAATAAAAGCGCGGGGCATTAAAGTATATACTATGCACGAAATTGATCGGTTAGGAATGACAAGAGTAATAGAAGAAACAATAGAGTATTTAAAAGATAGGACAGATGGGGTCCACTTATCTCTGGATTTAGATGGACTTGATCCTGCTGATGCACCAGGCGTTGGAACACCGGTAATCGGCGGAATCAGTTATCGTGAAAGCCATTTAGCGATGGAAATGCTTGCTGAAGCAGATATCATTACATCTGCAGACTTTGTAGAGGTAAACCCTATTTTGGATGAAAGAAACAGGACGGCTGTTGTAGCTGTTAAATTAATGGGCTCGTTATTTGGTGAGAAACTGCTTTAAAAACGAAAAGCGGAAGCGCCTTGCTCATCGGCGTACGGATTTCATAGTCATCGACTGAGATAAAGGAAACACAGAGAGGCCGTTCACGAGCTGATGTTGACTTATCGTAGGGAGGAGACGTAGAAATCCGCTAGCCGATAGGCGCTGGAGCTAGACAAAACCCCTCTAAAATAAACGATGTCCATTCGATTGGAAAAATTCATCTTCAATCGAATGGACATTATTATTTTAAAATTATATATTTTAATGTTTTTCAACAATGGTTAATGTGTGATATGTATGGATCAGTCTGTCAAGATCATCACTGATCTTCACTACGCGTTCATCAATAAAAGAGGAGGTTAATGCAAGTTGAATCATTGCATGACGTCTTTCTTCTATTCTTTGCATTAGCTCTTTCTTCGTAGACAGCATCTTTATCCCTCTTTCCAATAAAATTAGCTTCTTAAATACCTCAAATCAATCAACTATTTTTCCAATTATTATGTATATAACCATTTTATCAAATAATAAACCCCTAATTGCCCATTATTTGGTATTATTAAGAAGAAATTATTTTGAAACCTTTATGTTTTTCATACGTAAAAATAAATGCCGCATGAGGGCGGGGGTATAACTAAATGGAAACACTGGTTACAAAAAGAATCAAACAAGTCTTAAAAGGCGACCAGAACGCTTTTGGCGAGATTGTTGAGATATATAAAGATAAAGTTTTTCAAATCTGTTTTCGTATGTTGGGAAACCGCCACGAAGCAGAGGATATAGCACAAGAAGCATTTCTGCGCGCATATGTGAATATTTCCAGCTTTAATCAGGATAGAAATTTTTCTACATGGTTATATCGAATTGCTACAAATTTATGCATAGACCGTATTCGAAAGAAGAAACCTGATTATTATTTGGATGCTGAAGTTCCCGGAACGGAAGGCTTAGATATGTATTCACAAATTGCAGCAAGCGGTATATCCCCTGAATCAGAGGTTGAGGGAATGGAGCTCCAAGAAATCGTCCAAAAGGAGATTTCAGCCTTGCCCGAAAAATATCGTTCCGTTATTATTTTAAAGTATTTAGAGGATTTATCATTAAATGAAATTAGTGAAATACTCGATATGCCTCTTGGGACCGTTAAAACGAGAATTCACAGGGGCCGTGAAGCTTTGAGAAAGCAGCTTCGAAAATTATAGAGAGGATGAGAACAAAATTGAGCGCTTGTTCGGAAGAAATGATTCTCTATATGCACGATTATCTAAACGGAGAACTATCTAAAGACCGTGAAGAGGAATTGAAAAAGCATATTCAGTCTTGCCAAAGCTGCCAGAAGCATTTTCAGGAATTAAAGAAAACAGATGCTTTTATAAAAAGTGCTGGGATAATTTCTGCACCGGAGGGATTTACAGCTGCGGTAATGGCAAGGCTCCCGCAAGAGAAAAAGAAAATGAAGTTCCAACGCTGGCTGAGGAACCATCCAATAATGTCTGCGGCCGTTTTATTTATTGTTCTAATGGCAGGAAGCGTGTTCTCAAATTGGCATGACCAGCAGGAGTTTTCCTTTACTAAAAACCCTCATCTGCTTGTCAAAAACCATACTGTTATCGTTCCAAAGGGTGATGTAATTAAGGGTGACCTGGTTGTGAAAAATGGTAACGTACGGGTAGAGGGGAAAGTAGAGGGAGATGTGACGGTCATTAATGGGAAGCAGTATATGGCTTCTGCCCGCAATGTGTCAGGGAATATAGAGGTTATAAACCAGGTATACGATTGGATTTGGTTTAAGATAAAGGGATTTGGAAAAAGCCTCGTCCATCTATTTCAATAGGCTTTAAGCATAAATTAAACGAAATAGCATAAATTTGATGAGGGGAACACATATGGGGTTCCCTTTCGTTTTGGTTTTAAAAAATATGGTATACTATAAAAAAGCTCTATCTTTTATAGAATAGATACTAAGTAAATAGACCTTCTGCGGGCTTTTTAGTATAATCATCAAACACAGGCAAAAAGCTTCTTCTGCTAGGATTATTATGCAAGAAAAGGTCAAACCGCTAATAAAGAAAGCTTTTTAAAATAGGCTCTGATAAAGCTCAATGTTATTTTTAATCATATGATGATGAAAGCGGAAATCAACAGATAAGAGTAATAGAGCTTAAAAATAAAGCGAATTCGTGCTTTGATATAGAATAATGGAGGATGGAAAATGAGTTTGTCGGACTTTACCATCATGGATTATCTTTCAAATATCGTTGATATACTTCTTGTTTGGTTTGTTATATATAAACTAATCATGGTGATCCGGGGAACAAAGGCTGTACAGCTGTTAAAGGGCATTTTTGTCATTATCATTGTACGGTCATTAAGTGAGTTTCTTGGATTCCATACTTTAAGCTGGATGATGGAGCAAGCTCTTACTTGGGGCTTCCTGGCTATTATTATTATCTTCCAGCCAGAGCTGCGAAGGGCATTGGAGCAATTGGGAAGAGGCAGATTCTTCTCAAGGGCGAATATGCAGGAAGACAATGAACAGGCAAGAGTAATAGAAGCCATTGTCAAAGCAACAAGCTACATGGCAAAACGGAGAATCGGTGCCCTTATTTCAATCGAATTGGGAACCGGAATGAGTGATTACATAGAAACGGGTATTCCGTTAAACTCAGTTATTACTTCGGAGCTTCTGATTAATATTTTTATTCCCAATACACCCTTGCACGATGGTGCCGTTATTTTACAAAAAAACCGTGTGGCTGCTGCAGCCTGTTATCTGCCTCTTTCGGAAAGTCCTTTTATATCTAAAGAGCTTGGAACCCGACATCGGGCAGCAATGGGAATCAGTGAGGTTACGGACAGTTTAACAGTTGTGGTCTCTGAAGAAACCGGAGCTATTTCATTAACTAAAAATGGAGAGCTACACAGGGATGTTAAATTGGATGAGTTTAAAGAACTATTGGAATTAGAATTGATTCACTCTAATAAGCAAGCCTCTTCATCGAAATGGAATTGGAGGGTGAAGAAGCATGGATAAATGGATGGATAGTCCCTGGTTCATACGGGCAATTGCATTAGTCCTGGCTATTTTATTGTTTACATCTGTTAATAACGAACTTAGCGGTTCTAACCGTGATATTGGATTTGCGCAAAATAGTGATCAGGAAACGGTACAGGGCGTGCCGGTTGAAATATACTATGATACGTCCAATCTTGTTGTCTATGGGGCTCCAAAGAAAGTTGATGTTACCATTTCTGGTCCAAAGAGTATTGTTCAAAATACAAAGGCTGTCCGAGATTTCAGCGTATATCTTGATTTAAGGAACGCTAAAATCGGCACCCAGCGAGTGAAACTTAAAACAAAAGATCTTTCTACTAAATTAAATGCAAAAATTAATCCGGCTTATGTCGACGTTTCCGTTCAGGAAAAGGTTTCTGTGAACTATAAGGTCGAGCCGGAGTTTAATCAGCATCTTCTTGCAGACGGGTATGAAGCCAAAACTCCATCAGTCGATCCCCAAACGGTTACGATTACCGGCGGGAAAGATGTGATCAGCCAAATTAGTTATGTGAAAGCATCGATAGATTTGGATGGTGAGATCAACTCAAGCTTTACCCGGGATGCAGAAGTCCAGGTGCTTGATAAAAATTTAAACAAGCTTGATGTGAATGTTGAGCCTGATACAGTCCAGATAACCGTTCCCGTAGACAATCCAAGTAAAACGGTGCCTATAACTGTAAATCCGGTCGGGCAGGAAAGCTCAAATATAGCAATAAAAAGTATCACCACAACACCTAAGACCATAAAAATATACGGGAGAAGCGATGTTCTGAAAGATATAGATGCTTTACCTGTAAATGTCGATATCAGTAAAATAACCAAAAGCCAGGATATCAGTGTTCCGCTTTCGCCGCCGGATGGCGTTAACAAATTAAGCGAGGGTACTGTTACCGTACATGTAGAAACAGAAGATAAAGCGGAACACAAAACCTTTTCAAACCTGAGTATTGATACAGAAGGGCTGCCGTCAACAGATACTGTACAGTTTATAACTCCCCCTAATGGGAAAATAGACTTGACTGCCAGCGGAAAAAGCGGGGATGTGCAAAATCTTTCATCCAGTGATTTTCAGGTATTTGTAGACTTAAGCGGCTTAGATCCAGGTGATCATACAGTTAATGTGGAAGTCAAGGGACCAAATAAAGTTGATTGGAAAGTTTCAACACAAAGCGTAAAAGTCACTTTAAAAGACAATCAGCAAAGCAGCAATACTTAATTGCTTGAACCGATAGAAGAAGGAGAGAAATTTTAGATGGGTAAATATTTTGGTACAGATGGAGTCAGAGGAGTAGCTAATGCTGAATTAACGCCAGAGTTAGCATTTAAGCTTGGCAGATACGGAGGATATGTATTAACGAAGCATGCAGAGCGTCCAAAAGTTCTGATTGGCCGCGATACGAGGATTTCAGGGCATATGCTTGAAGGGGCCCTTGTTTCCGGCTTGCTGTCTATTGGTGTAGAAGTCATGAGGCTTGGTGTGATTTCGACTCCCGGTGTTGCCTTCTTAACAAAAGCTTTAGGGGCACAGGCAGGTGTCATGATTTCTGCTTCTCATAATCCGGTTGCAGATAACGGGATTAAGTTTTTCGGGTCGGACGGATATAAGCTTTCCGATGATCAGGAAGCAGAGATTGAGGAATTGCTGGAAATGGAAAATGACTCTCTGCCTAGACCAGTTGGAGAGCATCTGGGAGTAGTAAGCGACTATTTTGAAGGCGGGCAAAAGTATTTACAATTCCTAAAACAAACAGTTGATGAAGATTTCTCCGGCATCCATATTGCTTTGGATTGTGCCAATGGAGCTACCTCTTCTTTAGCTACCTATTTATTTGCCGATTTGGATGCCGATCTTTCAACAATGG is a genomic window containing:
- the rocF gene encoding arginase; this encodes MKSKITIVGVPMDLGQRNPGVNMGPNAMRYAGVSEYLEGLGYKVTDYNDIEIGKAEYLEDPKINLRNLKAVADASETLGEKVDSIVKSGEFPLILGGDHSVAIGSLAGIAKNYKKLGVIWYDAHGDLNTPETSPSGNIHGMPLAASLGIGHPALTNVLNYSPKVKPENIVIIGARDLDAGERELIKARGIKVYTMHEIDRLGMTRVIEETIEYLKDRTDGVHLSLDLDGLDPADAPGVGTPVIGGISYRESHLAMEMLAEADIITSADFVEVNPILDERNRTAVVAVKLMGSLFGEKLL
- a CDS encoding aspartyl-phosphate phosphatase Spo0E family protein, producing MLSTKKELMQRIEERRHAMIQLALTSSFIDERVVKISDDLDRLIHTYHTLTIVEKH
- the sigW gene encoding RNA polymerase sigma factor SigW, whose protein sequence is METLVTKRIKQVLKGDQNAFGEIVEIYKDKVFQICFRMLGNRHEAEDIAQEAFLRAYVNISSFNQDRNFSTWLYRIATNLCIDRIRKKKPDYYLDAEVPGTEGLDMYSQIAASGISPESEVEGMELQEIVQKEISALPEKYRSVIILKYLEDLSLNEISEILDMPLGTVKTRIHRGREALRKQLRKL
- a CDS encoding anti-sigma factor family protein, which codes for MSACSEEMILYMHDYLNGELSKDREEELKKHIQSCQSCQKHFQELKKTDAFIKSAGIISAPEGFTAAVMARLPQEKKKMKFQRWLRNHPIMSAAVLFIVLMAGSVFSNWHDQQEFSFTKNPHLLVKNHTVIVPKGDVIKGDLVVKNGNVRVEGKVEGDVTVINGKQYMASARNVSGNIEVINQVYDWIWFKIKGFGKSLVHLFQ
- the cdaA gene encoding diadenylate cyclase CdaA codes for the protein MSLSDFTIMDYLSNIVDILLVWFVIYKLIMVIRGTKAVQLLKGIFVIIIVRSLSEFLGFHTLSWMMEQALTWGFLAIIIIFQPELRRALEQLGRGRFFSRANMQEDNEQARVIEAIVKATSYMAKRRIGALISIELGTGMSDYIETGIPLNSVITSELLINIFIPNTPLHDGAVILQKNRVAAAACYLPLSESPFISKELGTRHRAAMGISEVTDSLTVVVSEETGAISLTKNGELHRDVKLDEFKELLELELIHSNKQASSSKWNWRVKKHG
- a CDS encoding CdaR family protein, which produces MDKWMDSPWFIRAIALVLAILLFTSVNNELSGSNRDIGFAQNSDQETVQGVPVEIYYDTSNLVVYGAPKKVDVTISGPKSIVQNTKAVRDFSVYLDLRNAKIGTQRVKLKTKDLSTKLNAKINPAYVDVSVQEKVSVNYKVEPEFNQHLLADGYEAKTPSVDPQTVTITGGKDVISQISYVKASIDLDGEINSSFTRDAEVQVLDKNLNKLDVNVEPDTVQITVPVDNPSKTVPITVNPVGQESSNIAIKSITTTPKTIKIYGRSDVLKDIDALPVNVDISKITKSQDISVPLSPPDGVNKLSEGTVTVHVETEDKAEHKTFSNLSIDTEGLPSTDTVQFITPPNGKIDLTASGKSGDVQNLSSSDFQVFVDLSGLDPGDHTVNVEVKGPNKVDWKVSTQSVKVTLKDNQQSSNT